From one Triticum urartu cultivar G1812 chromosome 3, Tu2.1, whole genome shotgun sequence genomic stretch:
- the LOC125544326 gene encoding CTD small phosphatase-like protein 2, which produces MPALRMKRKFDDDIFANEFDTKSMKSMKISNFQVDEFEQAFVLNSSYKDRQDEPESTTQLAGQDIRVTEFSGLHAVLGGTSVALLKDLISETVVPPNLEPDSLSNNDDGKSQSNVVNTGDKEFADEDVNSAAQDICAVNNHEKSLGSNLDCSLLDIYNPDDAFPFLFDVPTGLLASYSTFCDEFVPIDSLIDMSGICGVFPLNESTVEGGIGNEPCPSPGDMCFNNSGGECFSHSEVLDWLNPYMDEEDLPNLIDYTELSSNAACVSKEQGARKVTLVLDLDETLVHSTMEHCDDADFSFPVSFGMKEHLVYVRKRPHLHMFLQKMAEMFDVVIFTASQSVYADQLLDRLDPENTLFSKRFFRESCVFTESGYTKDLTVIGVDLAKAAIIDNTPQVFQLQVNNGIPIESWYNNPFDEGLPQLIPFLETLAVADDVRPIIAKRFGN; this is translated from the exons ATGCCAGCACTGAGAATGAAGAGGAAGTTTGATGATGACATTTTCGCGAATGAGTTTGACACCAAATCCATGAAATCGATGAAAATCTCGAATTTTCAAGTTGATGAGTTCGAGCAGGCATTTGTGTTGAACTCGTCTTACAAGGACCGTCAGGATG AGCCTGAGTCGACAACTCAACTAGCTGGCCAGGATATTAGGGTTACAGAATTTTCTGGCTTGCATGCTGTACTTGGAGGAACATCCGTTGCTCTGCTGAAG GATTTAATATCTGAAACTGTTGTTCCACCAAATTTGGAGCCTGATTCCTTATCTAATAATGATGACGGCAAATCTCAGTCAAATGTAGTGAACACCGGTGATAAAG AGTTTGCAGATGAAGATGTAAATTCTGCAGCACAAGATATCTGTGCTGTCAATAATCATGAGAAAAGCCTGGGCTCAAACCTGGATTGCAGCCTGTTGGATATTTATAATCCTGATGATGCTTTTCCTTTCTTATTTGATGTTCCAACTGGTCTCCTGGCTAGTTACAGTACATTTTGTGATGAATTTGTACCCATTGATTCATTGATAGACATGAGTGGCATATGCGGAGTATTTCCACTTAATGAAAGCACCGTGGAAGGTGGCATTGGCAATGAACCATGCCCATCACCAGGGGATATGTGCTTTAATAACTCTGGTGGGGAGTGCTTTAGCCATTCTGAGGTTTTAGACTGGCTTAATCCATATATGGATGAGGAGGATTTACCTAATCTTATTGATTATACCGAGTTGAGCTCAAATGCTGCTTGTGTATCTAAAGAGCAAGGGGCCAGGAAGGTCACTCTTGTGCTTGATTTGGATG AAACCCTTGTTCATTCAACTATGGAGCACTGTGATGATGCAGATTTTTCTTTTCCAGTGTCCTTTGGTATGAAAGAACATCTGGTATATGTGAGGAAGAGACCACATTTGCATATGTTCCTCCAGAAGATGGCTGAGATGTTTGATGTTGTTATATTCACAGCAAGCCAAAGTGTTTATGCAGACCAGCTGCTTGACAGGCTCGATCCAGAGAACACATTGTTCTCGAAGCGTTTTTTCCGTGAGTCATGTGTATTTACGGAAAGTGGCTACACAAAAGATCTGACTGTTATTGGAGTTGACCTTGCAAAGGCTGCCATAATTGACAACACTCCGCAG GTTTTCCAGTTGCAAGTGAATAATGGTATACCCATAGAGAGCTGGTATAACAACCCCTTTGATGAGGGGTTACCTCAGCTGATTCCATTCCTGGAGACGCTTGCTGTTGCTGATGACGTCCGACCCATAATTGCCAAGAGGTTTGGCAACTAA